The sequence CGCCGAAGGCGGCGATGTTGAGCGCCTTGACCTCGTCGAGGGTCAGGACCTTGGAGTAGATGCGGGCGTTGAGCAGCGAGGCCGGGGCCCAGAACTGGTTGACCGCGTCGGCGCCGAGGTAGAAGGCGTTGCGGGCGGCGCCGCCGGGCAGCCCGAGCGCGCCGGCGGCCGGGGTCTCGGCCGCGAGGACGCCGTCGACGTAGAGCCGGATCTTCTGCCCGTCCCAGGTGCCGACCGCGTGGTACCAGCGGCCGGAGACGATCGGGGTCTGCGCGGACTTGTAGCCGCCCCCGACGTACGCGGTGAAGGTCAGCTTGTCGCCGTAGATCACGATCGAGTAGCCGCCGCTCTCCTTCTCGGAGCAGACGGAGTGCTCACCGCTGTTGGGCAGGGTGCCGTTGGACTTCAGGGTGCACTCGATGGAGACGCTGGTGCTGACCTTGCTCCACTGGTCGCCGAAGGCGTAGGAGTAGGCGTCGTCGGAGCCGTCGAAGGAGGCGACCCGCGCCTTCACCGCGGTGTCCTGCGCGATCACCGGGTCGCCGTGGATGGTGACGGGGAGGTTCTGCGCGTCGTCGTTCGGGGTGCCGTCGTCGAAGTCGACGTCGAGGACGTCGGCCACCGGGACGGGCGGCTTGGTGTTGTACGCCGACGCCAGCTCGGCCACCTGGGCGCCGGTCAGTCCCGCGCTCCAGACCTTGCTCGCGGCGAACGAGGCGGGCGGGGCGACCTGGCCGATGCCGGTCGGGGCGGCGTCGGCGCCGATCACCATGCGGCGCGCGGTGGCGACCGGCGGGGTGAGCGCACCGGTGGCCGCGGCCGAGCCGGCCAGCTGACCGTTGACGTAGAGGCTCAGGGCCTTGCCGTCCCAGACCGAGACGGCGTGGTACCAACGGTTGCCGCTGATCGGGGTCAGCACCGACTTGTAGCCGCCGCCGATGTGCGCCATCGTGCCGAGGTTGCCGCCGTTGACGTAGACCGAGAAGCCGCCGGCCTCCTTGTCGGAGCAGAGGTCCTTCTCGCCGCTCACCGGCATCGTGGTGTCGACCCGGAAGACGCACTCGATGGCGAAGCCGGTGGAGAGCCTGCTCCACTGGTCGGTGAAGTCGAAGGAGACCGCGTCGTCGACCCCGTCCACCTTGAGAATGTCGTGACCGAACGCCGCGTCGGTGGCGTAGGTCGGAGCGCCCCAGGTGGTGGCGGTCAGGCCGGTGGCCCGGTCGGTGGCGGTGCCGTTGGTGAAGGCGACGTCGAGCACGTCGGCGGCCGGCACCGTGACGGCGGCGGCCGCCTGGCCGGTCACGGCGGAGGTCGTGCCGACCAGGGCCGGAGCGGCCTGGGCGGCGGGCGACAGCAGCGTGCCGCCGACCAGCGCGAGCCCGAGGGCGGACGCGCTCAGGCGGCGCCACCTCCGGGCGATCGGATGGAGTCGTGTTGTCACGACATCTCCTTCTTCTAGGGGTTTCCTGTTGGGTGGGTGGCTGGTCGGGATTCCGGTGGAGACGGGGAGCCTGAGGTCAGGTGCCGGGCAGGCCGGCTACGGCGGCGGCGGAGATGCCGACGCCGATGAGGGTGATCCCGCAGGCGGCCAGCACCGGCGCCACTCGCGTGGCCAGCCGAAGGAGGACGTGGGACCGGGCGGCGCGGGCCACGACGGATCGGCCGGTGAGGGCCATGAGGCCGACGGTGAAGAGCACCGCGGCGAGCCCGAGGCCGAAGCAGACCACGAGGACGAGGGCGAACCCGGCCCGCCCGGCGAAGATGCCGGTGACCAGCACGAGGAAGGCCGCCGGCGAAGGCGTCAGACCGCCGGACATGCCGAGGAGGAGCAGACCCGGGCGGGACGTGCCGGCGTGATCGTGGCCGTGGTCGTGACTGTGGCCGTGATGGTGGTCATGACCGTGACCGTGGCCGTGCCGACGCAGGTGGCGGCGTAGCAGCCAGAGCCCGACGGCGACGACGGCCAGGCCGGCCGCCAACTGCAGACCGGTGGTCAGTCGCTCGAGGCTGACCAGGTCGGAGAGGGAGAAGAAGGTCCAGGCGACCGCGACGGCCAGCACCGACACGGTGTGCATCGCGGCCACCGAGAAGCCCAGCCAGGCCGCGTCGCGGACCCGGCCTCGGGAACCGATCAGGTACGCCGCCGCGAGACTCTTGCCGTGGCCGGGTGCGAGCCCGTGCGCAGCCCCGGCCACGAAGGCGATCACCAGTGCCACCGGCACGAACCCCGGCGACTGCACCGCCCCGATCAGTCGATCGCCGAACTCAGCGGCTCCGAAGAGGTCGATGTCGGGGAAGAGGGCCCTGGGGCCGGAGCCGAGGGAAGCCGCTGCGGTGTCAAGACTGTTGGTGGCGCTCACGGTTCAGGCCTTTCGTCCGCGCCAGCGGTGCCAGAAGATGCCGGCCGCGCCGACGGCCATCAGGACGCCCCCGACGACGAAGAGCTGCCAGGCACTCCGGTCGGAGGACACCGCGGCGGCGATCTGGGTGGACGCGGGGCGGGAGCCGGTGTCCGCACCGGCGGTGATGGTCCAGTCCACCGACTCGTGCGTGGCGTCGTACACCGCCTTCTGCCCATGGGGGCCTCTGGCGAGCGTCCGGTAGGCCTCGTGCAGGTCGGTGAGCATCCGGGACGTCACGGCCACTGTGTCCACCGGGCCGGGGCAGGTGAAGATCACCTCGGCGCCGTCGGCCGCCAGGTCGTCGGCCACGCTGACCTCGCCCGCGCAGGGCCGCCCGTCCTGGCTCACGGCGATCCGTTCGGTCAGGTACTCGGCGAACTCGGGCGCCTTGGCCATCGCCGCGGCGTCGGAGGTCTCGGGAATCACCGCGCCGTCCAGCATCACCCGGTCCTTCGGCAGTACGCCGAGGGCGATGCCGAGCAGGGTCAGGTCATCGGTCCCGCCGACGAGCCAGCGGACCCGCACCCCGTGATCGCCCTTGCCCGCGACCTCGATCTGCTGTGGGGCGCCGAAGGGATGCGCCGATGCGGGGTCCGGAACCAGCACCCCAATGAGCACCAGTGCGAGTACGCACCACAGGCGGCGCCGGGCGTGGCGTAGGGCAGACACAAGGGACCTTCAATCGCGTCGAGACCAGGCGAAGACGCGATGACTGTCGCGGCCGCAGGTGACCAACGAGGTCACGGAGACCGAGCGCACCCTTACGGCAAGATTGCCGAACCGCGAAACCAACGAGCTCGGGCATCACGTCGACCCCGTCAACGAACGCGGATCCCCCGGTGAACATCGGTGCACACCGCACTAGCGTTGGGTCGTGGAGAAGCGATGACACGGCCACCGACAGACGCGGAGCGTCAGCATCACGTCGCCGCCCTGCATACCGCGTTGGCCGAGAACGCGATCGACCTGGCTCAGTTCGAGCAGCTCCTCACGGAAGTGCTGCGCGCGGACGCGCTCGACGAGATCGAGAGGGTTACGTCCGCACTCCAGGTCATGCCGTTCCAGATCGAGCTTCGTGGCCACGACGGCACCGCCGTGCTGGAGAGGGACCGGATTGTCCTGGAGTTCCCCCGCCGGTTGACGACGCAGGGATGCAAGGTCGCGCGCAGTCCCCGGACAATCCCGCTGCCCGCCGTCGCGTGGGTGGAGTTCGAGTGCAAGTGGAGCGGCGGCCACGTACGGCTGCGCCTGGTCGGCGAGGCGCCGGAGTACCGACCGCGGCCACCCTCGCACGACGCCAACGCCTTGGAGATCACGGCAGATCAACGCGACACCGCCGAGGCATTCGTGGCCGAGGTGCGCCACCGGATTCAGCTCGAACCTCGCACGCCCGAACCGCAGTTGTTGCCGCCGCAGCACCGGGTGCCGGGGCTGCCTCCGCCACCGAGGGGTGAGCTGTTCGTCCAGCTTCGCGACCTGGTCCATGAGATCACCCTGGATGAGAATGGGGTGCTCCTGGAGTTCCGGGGAGGACCGAAGCAGGGTACGCGACGGTGGCTCCCCTTGACCGCCATCGCCTCCGTGGAGTTCGCCCCGCCCCAAGGTTTTCGCAACGGCTACGTCAGGTTCATCCTGGCCGGCCTCCCGGCGGGTTACCGGCGACCCGCACCGAAGCGCGACCCCGA comes from Micromonospora viridifaciens and encodes:
- a CDS encoding cobalt transporter is translated as MSATNSLDTAAASLGSGPRALFPDIDLFGAAEFGDRLIGAVQSPGFVPVALVIAFVAGAAHGLAPGHGKSLAAAYLIGSRGRVRDAAWLGFSVAAMHTVSVLAVAVAWTFFSLSDLVSLERLTTGLQLAAGLAVVAVGLWLLRRHLRRHGHGHGHDHHHGHSHDHGHDHAGTSRPGLLLLGMSGGLTPSPAAFLVLVTGIFAGRAGFALVLVVCFGLGLAAVLFTVGLMALTGRSVVARAARSHVLLRLATRVAPVLAACGITLIGVGISAAAVAGLPGT
- a CDS encoding DUF4429 domain-containing protein encodes the protein MTRPPTDAERQHHVAALHTALAENAIDLAQFEQLLTEVLRADALDEIERVTSALQVMPFQIELRGHDGTAVLERDRIVLEFPRRLTTQGCKVARSPRTIPLPAVAWVEFECKWSGGHVRLRLVGEAPEYRPRPPSHDANALEITADQRDTAEAFVAEVRHRIQLEPRTPEPQLLPPQHRVPGLPPPPRGELFVQLRDLVHEITLDENGVLLEFRGGPKQGTRRWLPLTAIASVEFAPPQGFRNGYVRFILAGLPAGYRRPAPKRDPDAFEFTVGRDEGVAEELAAHVAARITGPRVVEPSLLPGNDPASWPPEAGPHTTTPATPTSGVPGQLRELARLRAEGIITGAEYEAKKQELLRRW